The following nucleotide sequence is from Trifolium pratense cultivar HEN17-A07 linkage group LG2, ARS_RC_1.1, whole genome shotgun sequence.
TCCCCAATCCCCCCCACCCCCCGGCACAATTTCTATCTCATTAACTCTACTTAAGTGTTAGAATATTTGCAGGTACTACCCCCATCCTATGGAGGAGAAGTGTTGTCGAACTCGTTCCACAACTCAACTAACCTCTTCGGATCACATCCCTTAAGTATTCATATGATACACAACAATACAATACAACTTTTACAATGTACCAAAGCAAGTTTAATTATATGACATTTCTCTGTGATTCACTATCACCACTGTGacaaaataagctataaataGGACATCTCAATTTTTGACGTGGAAATCCTCTCAATGTGAGAGAATAAAAAACTAtagaaagaagaagaggaagaagaaaacaaCATGACTCAatgtaataatttgataaatgcGGGAAATTAACAACTAACTGCAACTGCGATCACTAACTAACAAGTAGCTAACATCTTATGATAGCTACTTATATCAGATTCATCTTTATAGCTTGTCAAGACTCAAAACACATCAAAATTAGGTGGTGCTCTCAAGTTGGACTATTTCCATAGCAACAACAAATTTCACTATGAAATATGAACAATCTCACTCTCTCATTTCTAATTGTTTCCTCTATCATTCAGTGAGACTTAGACCCCCTATGTATATATTCAACATAGATAATAGCTTTAAGTCTATAACACACTAAAGACATTTTCCCACAAAATTGTTGTATATATTAAATGAAGTTTCATAGTCTCATAGAAAGGGAACAAAAAATCTACTTGAAAATTCAATTCTTGCTGTGACCATCTGAATCTGATAGCATTCCTTGGATTTTGTCAATAAAACCAAGCATAGTTGCAAGGCTCTTTTCATCTGGAACAAAAAATCACCAAATAAATTTTGCATacacaaaacaaatattaaaaattgttcaAGTAACATCAATTGTTAATGTGCACATAAATATCAATTGAAGTAAGGAATGCTATATAACTTACCAAGTCTTGGTATTGTATGCCCTTTTGGGTGATTGATCACAACAGGATCAACAAAAGCCTTTTGCAAAATAATGCTTTCTGGCTTCATAAAATCTGCCTCGCCTTAATCACATATATGAATGAAGTATATTGGTAAGTATAATGTGCACTAAATAATAATTGATTGAAACAAAGTTAGAAGAAATTGTTTATTGAAACTACCTATAATGTGAAGAGATGGACAATTAATTGGTTCTGAAAATGCATTGGAAGCTAGTTTAGGTGTTCCATACTTCATTCCACCAAACATGGCTCCTGATATCAGAATCAGGAACTTGATCTTGTTTATCTTTTGAAGTGCTAGTCCctaaaatcatcatcatcatcatcagttcaatgttcattcaaatcaatTGTAACTTAACATTAATATCTTAGATAAGTTTATCATTCATTATTTTACTAAAAGAGTATTTTGTAATTTCTGATAACGGATGGAAAAATGGTCAGCTTGTTGATTCAAAAAGAGTATGTGTGTGTTCGGTTCTGCAGTAacgaaaattgattttgaatgaatgTAGTTTATGTGCGTGTTCGCATTCATGTAGATTGCCGTCTACATGTATTTTGTTAGAGCATCAACCCTAGTTCAAAAGGATAAAAATACAGAAATCACAAATAATAAACACAAGATGTTTGGTAACAGAATTCGGCTTATTATGCTTATATCTCTAACTGCAGTTCCTTTCTATTATTTCAAGTTTGGGACGCAAGAAAATCTGTCACCGACGTCAAACCAAACATAGGCTATAGTTATAGATTAATAATCATATTCATGTTTAAAGGTAGTTTTAAATTCAAGTTTTAGATTAGACTTTATTTTGGACACAAAATTATTTCTGCTCAAGAACATGTAAAACATGTCaaagttaatttcatatttctaGAACACCCTTGTATCTTTCACAAAAAAGTGAATCCAAAGTCCAAACATgcactttttataaaaaaaaaaaatcaatatccGATCCAAGGACCGACTAATCTGAGGGGTTCAATCCCACTGTTCACTTGCGGAGACCCATTTAAAACCAGAGCAAAACTCTCTATGGGCTAGGCCACTAAAATTGACACCAGGGTAATCAGCAGCGGAACTAGGGGGTGGCTGAGGTGGGCCACGACCCACCCccacccaaaaaaataatatttttataagtatagaGTATTAGTTTAagtgtattattaatgattttaatttttttggtatatatattagtacaaatattaatgaaaatattagtttagagtttattatcgATAATTGTAAGTCactcggtacacatattagtttAAGTACAAGTGAAAATATTAGTTCGTAAACTATATATAAACTagtaagctataagctcatgaaaaaatgttaccaattttttttccaatacaaacttataaattataagccataaattttttagtgGCCCACCTAGTAAATTTTTCCGGGTTCCACCACCGGGGGTAATCGAACCTGACACCAAAGGTCTAAGCCAACACCACCACTACGTCAACCCAATGGGTTAACATGCACTAAAATGTACTAGTAAATTAAAGTAAGATATAGGGTTTCTTTGTTAATTAGTACCTGTTCTTGCATTCCTGGCATTGCAGCCGCTAAAAATGCACCCTGAGTGACATAAATTCATAATAacaaatcaaaaccaaaaaaaaaaacaaaaaaattgcatttttcatCATCCAAATAATCAAAAACATACCTGAGAGAATCCAAGAACACCATCAAAAGGACCATTTTTTAGCATATAATCTTCAATGTATACTAAGCATTCATCAAAGTTCTTATACTCAGTGAAATCCTacacacaaataaataaaataccatACAATTATTTAATCACCAACATGAATAAATGAAGAAGATTAAGATTAAttgtattaatattaataaccTGATTGGCTTGGAACCATTCATAATAAGGAGGATCAAAAATGCCTTCAACATCTGATTTTCCTTGTGCTGGAAATTGACCATCGAGGAAAACGAGGTCCAATTTTTGTTTTACAGATTCAGGCCAACGTAAGACTTGTTTTTTGAGGATTTGTCCACTGGTCCTGAATCCATGGAGACAGAGGAATCTGGGTTTGTTTTGGATTTGTTTTTCCATGATGTTGTCACTTGCTTCATAGTAGTCAGtgttggattttattttattgactcTACCTACCACCATAACATAATCATGACACGTCACACGTAAACTTTATAaccaaaaatataagtaaaattggattttttttagatttattaaataacaaatCTATTTGGTCTGTATTATAGTTCAGATACAtgtcaatgaatctaaaaagtttattttttcttatatttgtggtCGGAAGAACCATTTGTTAGGTTCATTGTATACCTaaagtattttttaaattcattgtatatttagtgcatcttatttataatatagaccagatacattagatATACAATAAACCTAACAAatgcatttttgcttataaaatattacgaaaaaagtatattttatttttatttttgaaagtcAAAACATGGCAAATATTTCAACTGTATTAATATCCTAAATAAAGTTGAGTCAAGAAAATGAATATGTTTAACCAAAATACAATATGGCAAATCTCTTATTGATTCCCTTGCGtttctttttctaaaaaatatttttgcataGAATTAAAAGGGTAAacttatctaatttttttttttttgtattcaaaCTTATCTAATCTTAGTATAATAATCTTTTTACATTTAAATGCCAAACATTGCTTTGAGTAGAGGTGTATATGGATTGGGCAAATCCGAttgacccggtcaaacccacccaatccaactcaaaaaagtgggttgggtcaaGCAAGTGGGTGAATATcgattttaaaaatgaaaaacccataaaaaaagtTGGGTTACGGGTAAAACCGGATCCAACCCAAAAAAACCTACttacccactagtgctatgttttttgaaatattttttatgaaaatactaaagatttttccatttgaacattaaatatttttatattgaaaataagttatactattttttaagaaaatagaaagattgaataatttttataaataaatatgataatttatcgcactatttaaaaaataaaatgaaaagcttgaataattttcataaacatatattataattcatcatttagtcatttgatattaaaaaaacaaaaaacaaaaaaaaattgggtagCAAACTATCTAACCCGTAAATTAGTGGGTTTACATGAAAAataggtgattattttttatagtgaaaaaagttacactatttttcaagaaaatacaatggttgagttatttttatgaaaaaaaaaatgatgattcgacatttaaatatttaatataaaaaataatttgggtaacgcactacccaacccggcccaatgtttataacgggtggttattttcctCGACCCAATCTGGAGTATCCTATGTGATTCGGGTTTTGGTTTTGATCAAACACAACCCAATCCGGTCCACGTACACTCCTAGCTTTGAGGCGACTATTAGAAGACTAACTTCTCAGTCTGTACAAATTCTTCTCGGTAGTACATAAACTTCTTatcgtatatttttttttataagcttctTATCGTATATGTAAATGAGGTAGTTGAATTCAGTGTTCATTTCAATTCCACATGTGgccattttttttaaacgaAATGTATCATCCACGCGTAATTGCATAGAGTAATCTTATTGAGttaactgagatccatttagGGGATTGACCTCTctcaacaaatgtttctccatacaCACCGACCGATAATCAAATCCATGACCAAATAGTTAAAGAactcaagtatctaccacttatGCCACACTATATTGGTTCATATGTGGCCATTTACGAGAGTGAATGTCGCTTCTTTGAATCAATGTTGGAGGCTAATAAGGAAAATTGGTCTTGTATTGAAGTATCACGTGATTCACGTAGCTAATGTTTTTAGAAAGTTAATCACAATACTCCCTCTGgtcattattataagcaaattttactTGTTGGGTACATTGGAAAAGTGATGTATGTAGTCCATATtatgaaccaaatacatcactttttcaacataccaaaaaagtcaaatttaatttgcttataatagtgatcggagggagtatatgtttTTGGTGTTTGGTCattcttaactttttttaaattagGTAGAAATTTCGctcttaaggtgaataagtaggaTGTCTGATGTTCGAACTTCAACCtgtacatatataatgtaatgccCCAAAcaattgagttaagctcaaAGAAACCATACTTAATCTTATTTATTGGACTGACTTTTGAAGTGGgatacaaatttatttaatatggTGTGAGAGCAGAGCGGGTTAAAATTGACAATAGGAAAATTAGACTCATGATTTAAGTTTAGCGTGATGATAGATATAGAAGTTCTATAGTTTAATGTGATTGTCGGTATTGAAGTTATATTGAAGTTTTATATATCGACAAACAGAAATGATTTATGAACACAACTTTTAGACTCAAACCGGACAAATATacaccttttttttattttaaataatataatgttCCTTTTATATTTGCGTGCACCCTCATTTCCTCTTATATTTATACGATTTCAAATACATATTGGCTAAATTTGTGCTCAAATAACATGTTTGACAAAGTTTTGAACATCTTCATCTATTTAATTAGGTTTTGGGAGTGAGATTCATTTAAATTTCTTCTATATTATTGGCAATGCTACTTTTATTAAAGCATGAATGTGAGTAAAAAATcttacatttaataaaatataaaaaatataagtgtgttttttcttttgcattttttattttaaaattgatagaGGGCCAGAGGGGGGAGTACTAATAGAGAATAGAGATGTTAATAATGGATATCCGCATACACGGATGATAttcatttgttatttatttcGTTGGGTAAAAATACTATTTGtgttccgtaaaaaaaaaataaaactatttgtGTTGTCCACATCTGCATGACAGCATGAGTATCGTAGTCGAATATTTagcaaattttaaaatatttgaaggtAGTATATGTtactagtaattttttatttttttttacaaattgtcAGTAGTTTGTTAGTTTTAGGCCTTATCTGTGTCTTGGGCCTTGTGCTTGTTAGCCCATTGTACTGAATTTGtgtaagatgttttctctcccgacaccccgtaatttttttatatccccaatatttcaattttgccctttcAGAAAAATTTAGTTTGCAAAAATCGAATTTTTCCTAGTgcaaattcaaagtaaattttggtttttagaaaccgaaatttattttcaaggcaaaaaaaactccgttttctacaaaccgaagttttttcaatggcaaaattggaaattcaaggggTATGGAAGAAACACGGgaggtcgggagagaaaacatcttgtGTAATACCTATAAGTAGGTATTGTGGT
It contains:
- the LOC123903877 gene encoding esterase CG5412-like; the protein is MEKQIQNKPRFLCLHGFRTSGQILKKQVLRWPESVKQKLDLVFLDGQFPAQGKSDVEGIFDPPYYEWFQANQDFTEYKNFDECLVYIEDYMLKNGPFDGVLGFSQGAFLAAAMPGMQEQGLALQKINKIKFLILISGAMFGGMKYGTPKLASNAFSEPINCPSLHIIGEADFMKPESIILQKAFVDPVVINHPKGHTIPRLDEKSLATMLGFIDKIQGMLSDSDGHSKN